Proteins found in one Crassostrea angulata isolate pt1a10 chromosome 3, ASM2561291v2, whole genome shotgun sequence genomic segment:
- the LOC128175520 gene encoding E3 ubiquitin-protein ligase Trim36-like: MMASRDEAQHFVECDLCQQPVSFFCRRCGVNLCDPCVPIHLRVKSKNGHDIVDYTSKDDDDKCHCDSHPQNDCSAYCKTCDAPICMLCVSIKHKSHEMSELSDKIEELLKIIAKENDQLQSSKHELERILDHTMKMLSSIPSIYKQRKDEVTARGEEWHKQIEETVKKLHQELDDMRKEHEAVLQKQKKEFEEKIGKVNEMNAKTTKLQKSKNVTELKTFVPVIEKQTNFSEVSQYSFPKSFERKIDEYLEIKLKEKESSNRKILDVPTVTSVIDTGFPANEETNNRLYGMAVTDDNKVWMGGASKELKLFDLQGHLHHTVSITTHGMFLCMYNKHVVYTTNKGVKTISDTDTVVTMFTTGDWWPRGATSAASGDLLVCLRKDDQYKVVRYSSTGTVLQEIQYDSQCQPLYKQAVYITENVNGDIIVTDWEKKAVIAVDRLGIFRYSYSGKDSDFRALSVATDSVGHVIVTGGVGKKISMLDRDGRFLRYIIPEGGIKDPRGVCVLGDGEMMVGECLTGIAKRIKYLEE; this comes from the coding sequence ATGATGGCATCTAGAGACGAAGCCCAGCATTTTGTGGAATGTGATCTTTGTCAGCAACCAGTCTCGTTTTTCTGCAGACGATGCGGGGTCAATCTCTGTGACCCCTGTGTCCCCATACATCTACGCGTAAAATCTAAAAACGGCCACGACATTGTAGATTACACAAGCAAAGATGATGACGACAAATGCCACTGTGATTCCCATCCCCAAAACGATTGTTCCGCGTACTGTAAAACTTGTGATGCTCCGATATGCATGCTTTGCGTTTCTATCAAACACAAATCGCACGAAATGTCCGAGCTGTCCGATAAAATTGAAGAACTGTTAAAAATCATTGCGAAGGAAAATGATCAACTTCAGTCATCCAAACATGAATTAGAAAGAATTCTGGACCATACGATGAAGATGTTGTCCTCGATACCCTCAATTTACAAACAGAGGAAAGATGAAGTTACAGCACGGGGAGAAGAGTGGCACAAACAGATCGAGGAGACCGTGAAGAAACTTCACCAGGAACTGGATGACATGCGAAAGGAACACGAGGCTGTActacagaaacaaaaaaaagagTTTGAAGAAAAGATCGGAAAAGTGAATGAAATGAACGCgaaaacaacaaaattacaaaaatcaaagaacGTTACAGAATTAAAGACTTTTGTACCAGTGATTGAGAAACAAACGAATTTTAGTGAGGTCTCGCAGTATTCGTTTCCGAAATCCTTTGAACGTAAAATAGATGAATATTTGGAAATCAAATTAAAGGAAAAGGAATCATCGAATAGAAAAATACTAGATGTACCGACAGTTACTTCTGTTATAGACACTGGGTTCCCTGCTAATGAAGAGACGAATAATCGTCTGTATGGCATGGCCGTTACTGACGATAACAAAGTGTGGATGGGAGGAGCAAGCAAAGAACTGAAGTTGTTTGATCTCCAGGGACACCTCCACCACACCGTCAGCATTACTACCCACGGCATGTTCTTATGTATGTACAACAAACATGTAGTGTACACAACAAATAAAGGCGTGAAAACGATATCTGACACCGACACTGTGGTGACGATGTTCACTACCGGGGACTGGTGGCCACGTGGCGCCACAAGCGCAGCGTCCGGTGATTTACTGGTCTGTCTCCGTAAAGACGATCAGTACAAAGTCGTCCGATACAGCAGTACCGGTACCGTGCTCCAGGAAATCCAGTACGACTCGCAGTGTCAACCTCTGTACAAACAGGCGGTTTACATCACTGAGAATGTCAACGGGGACATCATTGTAACTGACTGGGAGAAAAAAGCAGTCATTGCTGTCGATAGATTGGGCATATTTCGGTACTCGTACTCGGGGAAGGACAGTGATTTTAGAGCTTTATCAGTCGCCACTGATTCTGTCGGCCACGTCATCGTTACAGGTGGTGTTGGTAAAAAGATTTCCATGCTGGACAGAGACGGACGATTCCTGAGATACATCATTCCTGAAGGAGGAATAAAAGATCCACGGGGCGTGTGTGTCCTTGGTGACGGTGAGATGATGGTGGGAGAGTGTCTGACCGGAATCGCCAAAAGAATCAAATACCTCGAAGAATAA